In a single window of the Streptacidiphilus sp. P02-A3a genome:
- a CDS encoding TetR family transcriptional regulator has translation MSVNDALPTETPEPTPARRKPASRPVRRQAPATPPETAAEGAPEPAGGRARPKTGKSEQTRALILETAMRLFQERGYDKTTMRAIAAEAGVSVGNAYYYFESKEFLIQGFYDRMTHEHAADARARMAGRTDFAERLQIALDSWVDCAADYHEFAAQFFRTAADPNSALSPFSHESHPARATAVQIFREVLDGSDLGPKLDPELEELLPDLLWLHLMVIVLYWVFDRTEDTERTRAFVKRCAPFVAKIVALSRYRVFRPLVRDAVDMIKDFVLPTIGKAAPTPKPAPAATPARRKRRAKD, from the coding sequence ATGAGTGTGAATGACGCCCTGCCGACCGAGACCCCCGAGCCCACCCCTGCGCGCAGGAAGCCCGCGTCCCGGCCGGTGCGGCGTCAGGCACCGGCGACGCCGCCGGAGACCGCTGCCGAGGGGGCCCCGGAACCGGCGGGCGGCCGAGCCCGCCCGAAGACCGGAAAGAGCGAGCAGACCCGCGCGCTGATCCTGGAGACCGCGATGCGGCTGTTCCAGGAGCGCGGCTACGACAAGACCACGATGCGGGCCATCGCCGCCGAGGCCGGGGTCTCGGTCGGCAACGCCTACTACTACTTCGAGTCGAAAGAGTTCCTGATCCAGGGGTTCTACGACCGGATGACGCACGAGCACGCCGCCGACGCCCGGGCCCGGATGGCCGGGCGGACCGACTTCGCCGAGCGGTTGCAGATCGCGCTGGACTCCTGGGTGGACTGCGCGGCGGACTACCACGAGTTCGCCGCCCAGTTCTTCCGGACGGCGGCCGACCCGAACAGCGCGCTCAGCCCGTTCTCCCACGAGTCCCACCCGGCCCGGGCCACGGCGGTGCAGATCTTCCGCGAGGTGCTGGACGGTTCGGACCTCGGCCCCAAGCTCGACCCGGAGCTGGAGGAACTCCTCCCGGACCTGCTCTGGCTGCACCTGATGGTCATCGTCCTGTACTGGGTCTTCGACCGCACCGAGGACACCGAGCGGACCCGCGCCTTCGTCAAGCGCTGCGCCCCGTTCGTCGCCAAGATCGTCGCGCTCTCCCGCTACCGGGTCTTCCGCCCGCTGGTCCGCGACGCGGTCGACATGATCAAGGACTTCGTCCTGCCGACCATCGGCAAGGCCGCCCCGACCCCCAAGCCCGCCCCGGCCGCCACCCCCGCCAGGCGCAAACGCCGCGCGAAGGACTGA
- a CDS encoding thiol-disulfide oxidoreductase DCC family protein, with product MTVLYDAQCPLCRHVRGWLERQWQLVPLEFVPAGSAEAARRFPDLDHARTLREITVISDVGEVYEASDAWLVCLWALKGRRATAYRFSTPTGARLARGAVLAAAKWREATSPTVNGKEGVRPTAQGRAGRTPADASPSTPVGPWTWNGKSWQPSAPTAEPCGEHCAPPPG from the coding sequence TTGACCGTGCTCTACGACGCCCAGTGCCCCCTGTGCCGACACGTGCGGGGCTGGCTGGAACGCCAGTGGCAGCTCGTCCCGCTGGAGTTCGTCCCGGCGGGCTCCGCCGAGGCGGCGCGGCGCTTCCCGGATCTCGACCATGCCCGCACGCTTCGTGAGATCACCGTCATCAGCGACGTCGGTGAGGTCTATGAGGCGTCCGACGCCTGGCTGGTCTGCCTGTGGGCGCTGAAGGGCCGCCGGGCCACGGCGTACCGGTTCAGCACCCCGACCGGGGCCAGGCTCGCCCGGGGCGCGGTACTGGCCGCCGCGAAGTGGCGCGAGGCGACCAGCCCCACGGTGAACGGGAAGGAGGGTGTCCGACCGACTGCACAGGGGAGAGCCGGTCGGACCCCCGCCGACGCCTCACCGTCGACCCCGGTCGGGCCCTGGACCTGGAACGGGAAGTCCTGGCAGCCGTCGGCGCCGACCGCCGAACCCTGCGGTGAGCACTGCGCCCCGCCGCCCGGCTAG
- a CDS encoding VC0807 family protein — protein sequence MPVKRGAVLPGPERPGHGPEPEAEPGSGAAPSRTRVRKGRRLLLLAVDAALPVGLYYLLRAAGCDVHLSLIVSTIPPLVSAGVQFARERRLDGLAAFFAAVMLLSLGMSLINGSTRFLLAKDGYTTFIGGLWYLASLRARRPLLFHGARPLLEGHFRSDGTSWDVLWEREPRFRRIWRVATVIWAVALLLDGVARVAMAYLLPVDQVPALGALLWPVTLGLLQVVNNVYFQLAGLWRITSGEGARR from the coding sequence ATGCCAGTAAAACGGGGGGCGGTACTGCCGGGTCCGGAGCGCCCCGGCCACGGTCCGGAACCGGAGGCCGAACCGGGCTCGGGGGCGGCGCCGTCCCGGACCCGGGTGCGCAAGGGGCGCCGACTGCTGCTGCTGGCCGTCGACGCCGCGCTACCGGTCGGGCTCTACTACCTGCTGCGCGCGGCGGGGTGCGATGTCCACCTCTCGCTGATCGTGTCCACGATCCCGCCGCTGGTCAGTGCCGGCGTCCAGTTCGCCCGGGAGCGTCGGCTCGACGGCCTGGCCGCGTTCTTCGCCGCCGTCATGCTGCTCAGCCTGGGGATGTCGCTGATCAACGGCAGCACCCGCTTCCTGCTGGCCAAGGACGGCTACACCACCTTCATCGGCGGGCTCTGGTACCTGGCCTCGCTGCGGGCCCGGCGTCCGCTGCTGTTCCACGGCGCCCGCCCGCTGCTGGAGGGACACTTCCGCTCCGACGGGACCTCCTGGGACGTGCTGTGGGAGCGCGAGCCGCGGTTCCGGCGGATCTGGCGGGTGGCCACGGTGATCTGGGCGGTGGCCCTGCTGCTCGACGGCGTGGCCCGGGTGGCGATGGCCTACCTGCTGCCGGTCGACCAGGTCCCGGCGCTGGGGGCGCTGCTGTGGCCGGTGACCCTGGGGCTGCTCCAGGTGGTGAACAACGTCTACTTCCAGCTCGCCGGACTCTGGCGGATCACCAGCGGCGAGGGGGCCCGCCGGTAG
- a CDS encoding ABATE domain-containing protein, with the protein MSTTDRRPSSQPLPTAPPPAPGADRHVALDFANTTLTMPGGVRLDLLGSPAQATGWLVDHRLAPPDAELMELCAGRLRTLRDHVRELLAARIDDGAPPAPALAALNEALTLAPAVDLLAWDEAAGPRRVRPHPADRIAEHAMARIAADAVDLLTAADADRLAGCGAGDCSRYLLRTHAARHWCSVRCGDRIRAARSYARRTQGEQRG; encoded by the coding sequence ATGAGCACCACGGATCGTCGGCCCTCGTCCCAGCCGCTGCCGACCGCGCCCCCGCCCGCGCCCGGGGCGGACCGGCACGTCGCCCTGGACTTCGCCAACACCACGCTGACCATGCCCGGCGGGGTCCGGCTCGACCTGCTCGGCAGTCCGGCCCAGGCCACCGGCTGGCTGGTGGACCACCGGCTCGCGCCGCCGGACGCGGAGCTGATGGAGCTGTGCGCCGGGCGGTTGCGCACGCTGCGCGACCACGTCCGGGAGCTGCTCGCGGCCCGGATCGACGACGGCGCGCCCCCGGCCCCGGCCCTGGCCGCGCTCAACGAGGCGCTGACGCTGGCCCCGGCGGTGGACCTGCTGGCCTGGGACGAGGCCGCCGGGCCGCGCCGGGTGCGGCCGCACCCGGCGGACCGGATCGCCGAGCACGCCATGGCCCGGATCGCCGCCGACGCGGTCGACCTGCTCACCGCGGCGGACGCGGACCGGCTGGCCGGGTGCGGCGCCGGCGACTGCTCCCGCTACCTGCTGCGGACCCATGCCGCGCGGCACTGGTGCTCGGTGCGCTGCGGCGACCGGATCCGCGCCGCCCGCTCGTACGCGCGGCGCACCCAGGGGGAGCAGCGCGGCTGA
- a CDS encoding MBL fold metallo-hydrolase codes for MTSATHEQTEIRVFGGPSALIDFGGLTFLTDPAFDGPGEYGRGSGRTLVKTAPASIDPAELGPIDAVLLSHDEHPDNLDHSGRALLADVPLVLTTRGGAGRLGGSAQGLAAWESVQLTRPDGGTATVTAVPAQHGPEGCEPISGEVIGFVLTAADLPTVYVSGDNASLALVEEIAGRFGPVDTAVLFAGAARVAALFDGGLLTLDSAQAAEAARILGARRVVPVHFDSWGHFTEGREALVAAFAAAGLSDRLHLG; via the coding sequence GTGACCAGTGCCACGCACGAGCAGACCGAGATCCGCGTCTTCGGCGGCCCCAGTGCCCTGATCGACTTCGGTGGCCTGACCTTCCTCACCGACCCGGCCTTCGACGGGCCCGGCGAGTACGGCCGGGGCAGCGGCCGGACGCTCGTCAAGACCGCGCCCGCCTCCATCGACCCGGCCGAGCTCGGCCCGATCGACGCCGTGCTGCTCTCCCACGACGAGCACCCGGACAACCTGGACCACTCCGGCCGGGCGCTGCTCGCCGACGTCCCGCTGGTGCTGACCACCCGGGGCGGCGCGGGACGGCTCGGCGGCAGCGCCCAGGGGCTGGCGGCCTGGGAGTCGGTGCAGCTGACCCGGCCCGACGGCGGCACCGCGACCGTCACCGCCGTGCCCGCCCAGCACGGTCCGGAGGGCTGCGAGCCGATCAGCGGCGAGGTGATCGGCTTCGTGCTCACCGCCGCCGACCTGCCCACCGTCTACGTCAGCGGCGACAACGCCTCGCTGGCGCTGGTCGAGGAGATCGCCGGGCGCTTCGGCCCGGTCGACACGGCCGTCCTGTTCGCCGGGGCCGCCCGGGTGGCCGCGCTCTTCGACGGCGGACTACTCACCCTGGACAGCGCGCAGGCCGCCGAGGCGGCGCGGATCCTCGGCGCGCGCCGGGTGGTCCCGGTCCACTTCGACAGCTGGGGGCACTTCACCGAGGGCCGGGAGGCGCTGGTCGCCGCGTTCGCCGCCGCGGGCCTGAGCGACCGCCTGCACCTCGGCTGA
- a CDS encoding cysteine hydrolase family protein, giving the protein MDYTEPVWASSALLLIDVQQDFLDGGALTIPGTTAVLPRLAELVAAYRAAGRPIVHVIRLSEPGGSDVDLPRRAAVEAGLNLAAPGTPGSQIPSVVLGERAAELDPALLLAGKPQYLGGSSTEAVLFKPRWGAFHRTDLERLLRGWGVDTVVVAGCNLPNCPRATLFEASVRDLRTVLVTDAVSQTSDERITDLTGIGVRPVTTAEVVAAPLAGVTGTG; this is encoded by the coding sequence ATGGACTACACCGAGCCCGTGTGGGCGAGTTCCGCGCTGCTGCTGATCGACGTCCAGCAGGATTTCCTGGACGGTGGGGCACTGACGATTCCCGGTACCACGGCGGTACTTCCGCGCCTGGCCGAGCTGGTCGCGGCCTACCGCGCGGCCGGACGGCCGATCGTGCACGTCATCCGGCTGTCCGAGCCCGGCGGCAGTGACGTGGACCTGCCGCGCCGGGCCGCCGTCGAGGCCGGGCTGAACCTGGCCGCGCCGGGGACCCCGGGCAGCCAGATCCCCTCCGTGGTCCTCGGCGAGCGCGCGGCGGAGCTGGACCCGGCGCTGCTGCTCGCCGGAAAGCCGCAGTACCTGGGTGGTTCGTCGACCGAGGCGGTGCTGTTCAAACCGCGCTGGGGCGCTTTCCACCGCACCGACCTGGAGCGGCTGCTGCGCGGCTGGGGCGTGGACACGGTGGTGGTGGCCGGCTGCAACCTGCCCAACTGTCCCCGGGCGACGCTGTTCGAGGCGAGCGTCCGGGACCTGCGGACGGTGCTGGTGACCGACGCCGTGTCGCAGACCAGCGACGAGCGGATCACGGACCTGACCGGGATCGGCGTCCGGCCGGTCACCACCGCCGAGGTTGTCGCCGCGCCGCTGGCGGGCGTCACCGGCACCGGCTGA
- a CDS encoding FMN-dependent NADH-azoreductase, translated as MTMDRPTLLHLDASPSLPADSVSRRLAARYAEAWRDRHGTDGYRYRDLSADPVPLTDGGYALLGQRVERGGAVPLDKVAEFAEGVAEQRQWALTLPLISELLAADTLLIGTPMYNLSIPAALKAWIDRVTFPGAYTDPATGERLLSRTRVVVAAARGGGYGPGTPMEAFDFQIPYLRAYFARIGVAAANLHIVVAELTRSADIPALAQFQGLAASSLAAAREAMGVLAAEV; from the coding sequence ATGACCATGGACCGACCCACGTTGCTGCATCTGGACGCCAGCCCCAGCCTTCCGGCCGACTCGGTCAGCCGCCGGCTGGCCGCGCGGTACGCGGAGGCCTGGCGGGACCGGCACGGCACGGACGGCTACCGCTACCGGGACCTCAGCGCCGACCCGGTGCCGCTGACCGACGGCGGCTACGCCCTGCTCGGCCAGCGGGTGGAGCGCGGCGGCGCGGTGCCGCTGGACAAGGTGGCCGAGTTCGCCGAGGGGGTCGCGGAGCAGCGGCAGTGGGCGCTGACCCTGCCGTTGATCAGCGAACTGCTGGCGGCGGACACGCTGCTGATCGGCACCCCCATGTACAACCTGTCGATACCGGCCGCGCTGAAGGCGTGGATCGACCGGGTGACCTTCCCGGGCGCGTACACCGACCCGGCGACCGGGGAGCGGCTGCTGAGCCGGACCCGGGTGGTGGTCGCCGCGGCGCGCGGCGGCGGCTACGGCCCGGGGACGCCGATGGAGGCGTTCGACTTCCAGATCCCCTACCTGCGGGCCTACTTCGCCCGGATCGGGGTGGCCGCGGCGAATCTGCACATCGTGGTCGCCGAGCTCACCCGCTCGGCGGACATCCCGGCCCTGGCGCAGTTCCAGGGCCTGGCGGCGAGCTCGCTGGCGGCGGCGCGGGAGGCGATGGGCGTACTGGCGGCGGAGGTCTGA
- a CDS encoding sigma-70 family RNA polymerase sigma factor encodes MNGDDWLAARFESHRGHLRAVAYRMLGSLSEAEDAVQESWLRLSRVEADEIENLGAWLTTVVSRVCLDLLRSRRSRGEEPVGLSDRVREADESVDDPEQEALLVESVGRAMLVVLDRLAPAERLAFVLHDLFAVPFDQIAPIVERTPVTTKKLASRARQRVRGASPLPGAELTQHRQVVEAFLTASRGGDLRALLTVLAPDVVRRADPALLPPGAPVVVHGAAAVARETMVLGRRARYAEPALINGAVGIVVAPHGRLLLVLTVEVRANQVTAYEVIADPDRLPRLTLALLPD; translated from the coding sequence ATGAACGGGGACGACTGGCTGGCGGCGCGGTTCGAGTCGCACCGGGGACACCTGCGGGCGGTCGCCTACCGGATGCTCGGCTCGCTCAGCGAGGCCGAGGACGCGGTGCAGGAGTCCTGGCTCCGGCTCAGCCGGGTCGAGGCCGACGAGATCGAGAACCTGGGCGCCTGGCTGACCACCGTGGTCTCCCGGGTCTGCCTGGACCTGCTGCGTTCCCGCCGGTCACGCGGCGAGGAACCGGTCGGCCTGTCCGACCGGGTCCGCGAGGCCGACGAGAGCGTCGACGACCCGGAGCAGGAGGCACTGCTGGTGGAGTCCGTCGGCCGGGCGATGCTGGTGGTACTCGACCGGCTGGCCCCGGCCGAGCGGCTGGCGTTCGTCCTGCACGACCTGTTCGCGGTGCCCTTCGACCAGATCGCGCCCATCGTCGAACGCACCCCGGTCACCACCAAGAAGCTCGCCAGCCGCGCCCGGCAGCGGGTCCGCGGCGCCTCCCCGCTGCCCGGCGCCGAACTCACCCAGCACCGGCAGGTGGTCGAGGCCTTCCTCACCGCCTCCCGCGGCGGCGACCTGCGGGCCCTGCTCACGGTGCTGGCCCCGGACGTGGTCCGGCGGGCCGATCCGGCGCTGCTCCCACCCGGCGCCCCGGTCGTGGTCCACGGCGCGGCGGCGGTCGCCCGGGAGACGATGGTCCTCGGCCGCCGCGCCCGCTACGCCGAACCGGCGCTGATCAACGGCGCGGTGGGCATCGTCGTCGCCCCGCACGGCCGGCTGCTGCTGGTCCTCACCGTCGAGGTCCGGGCGAACCAGGTCACCGCCTACGAGGTCATCGCCGACCCGGACCGCCTCCCCCGGCTCACCCTCGCGCTGCTCCCCGACTGA
- a CDS encoding DUF2975 domain-containing protein, with protein MTGSTMVAYVPEGNDIRYGMGVSMVIGKVRNPVEPLATTSRVALGGALAVIVFGVVAAVFGSNGVFGFGGDQAACLDVPSALVRFHGDGGTIFGLRSGVATFADSFNLCATNPRTSERLLLSLTEIPGYLLFVVMAVLVVRFTRTASRSGVYSGSSARQIRLIAWTLVLGEIIATGIEATASRSLFDAMTSYHSGAQALLDFWDFHLSLVFVSLGLLTFARIVSLGVRMREENEGTI; from the coding sequence TTGACAGGCTCGACCATGGTGGCGTACGTTCCGGAGGGTAACGATATTCGATATGGCATGGGGGTATCCATGGTGATCGGTAAAGTTCGCAATCCCGTTGAACCGCTGGCGACTACATCCAGGGTGGCACTGGGGGGCGCTCTCGCAGTGATCGTTTTTGGTGTCGTGGCGGCGGTATTTGGGAGCAATGGCGTCTTTGGCTTTGGAGGTGATCAAGCTGCATGCCTCGACGTCCCATCGGCGCTGGTACGCTTCCATGGCGATGGCGGAACCATTTTCGGGCTCCGTTCTGGGGTTGCGACGTTCGCTGATTCCTTCAACCTCTGTGCCACGAATCCAAGAACGAGTGAACGTCTACTGCTTAGCCTCACTGAGATTCCGGGATATCTTCTATTCGTCGTCATGGCTGTGCTCGTGGTGAGGTTCACTCGAACCGCTTCGCGAAGCGGTGTATACAGCGGGTCCAGTGCGCGGCAGATTCGGCTCATTGCCTGGACTCTCGTTCTAGGCGAGATTATCGCCACGGGTATTGAGGCAACCGCAAGTCGCTCCCTCTTTGATGCAATGACCAGCTATCACAGTGGGGCTCAGGCGCTGCTAGATTTCTGGGACTTCCATCTGTCTCTTGTTTTCGTGTCTCTTGGACTCCTCACCTTCGCCCGTATCGTCTCGCTCGGCGTGCGGATGCGTGAAGAGAATGAGGGGACCATCTAA
- a CDS encoding helix-turn-helix transcriptional regulator, with protein MAAGETEAHAIAVHLDKLLTQRGMTLTELSELVGVTNVNLSVLKNGHARAIRFTTLTKLCEVLECQPGDLLTFDG; from the coding sequence ATGGCCGCTGGGGAGACCGAAGCTCACGCAATCGCTGTCCATCTAGACAAGCTGCTCACCCAACGGGGAATGACCCTCACTGAGCTCTCGGAACTTGTCGGAGTGACTAACGTGAATCTGTCCGTTCTGAAGAACGGGCATGCCCGGGCGATTAGGTTCACTACCTTGACAAAGCTGTGCGAAGTCCTGGAATGTCAGCCCGGAGACCTCCTCACGTTCGATGGCTGA
- a CDS encoding site-specific integrase, protein MPPVRTFLIDFIARDNRTGSVRSYAYDLLRWWRWLRVLDVEWDKATSAEVRDFVLWLGAATKPRRAARTHSAATASTTNPITKKTYLDDRYKPRTIRHSNAVIRAFYDFWIQSGGGPLINPVPLARSDRRRAHAHHNPLEPFRGEARLRYNPRIPRRRPRQMPDEQWNELFAALRSNRDRAILATAVSNGARASELLGVRGVDLDWGDQLVRVVRKGTLAEQWLPTSPEAMIWIRLYLAEGPPLDLQAPLWWTLRRRNHGERLAYQPMNYEALRAVFRRVNVLLGTNWSMHDLRHTAALRMSRDERLSLRDVQTILGHAHMSTTADIYLVEEDEHVIRRVAEHLADIKERAARPAPPVANGYSAEDLHVLFGGGH, encoded by the coding sequence GTGCCGCCGGTCCGTACGTTCCTGATCGACTTCATTGCCCGGGACAACCGGACCGGCAGTGTCCGCAGCTACGCCTACGACCTGCTGCGATGGTGGCGATGGCTGCGCGTACTCGACGTCGAGTGGGACAAGGCCACATCTGCTGAAGTCCGGGACTTCGTCCTGTGGCTCGGTGCCGCGACCAAGCCCCGGAGGGCAGCGCGGACGCACTCAGCGGCGACGGCCAGCACCACCAACCCGATCACCAAGAAGACCTACCTGGACGACCGGTACAAGCCGCGCACCATCCGGCACAGCAACGCCGTCATCCGGGCCTTCTACGACTTCTGGATCCAGTCCGGGGGTGGCCCGCTGATCAACCCAGTGCCACTGGCCCGGAGCGATCGGCGACGGGCACACGCCCACCACAATCCGCTGGAGCCGTTCCGCGGCGAGGCGCGCCTGCGCTACAACCCCCGGATCCCGCGCCGCCGACCCAGGCAGATGCCAGACGAGCAGTGGAACGAGCTGTTCGCAGCCCTGCGCTCCAATCGCGACCGTGCCATCTTGGCGACCGCGGTCAGCAACGGTGCCCGTGCCTCCGAACTGCTGGGGGTGCGCGGAGTGGACCTGGACTGGGGCGACCAGCTCGTGCGCGTCGTGCGCAAGGGCACGCTCGCCGAGCAGTGGCTGCCCACCAGCCCCGAGGCGATGATCTGGATCCGGCTCTACCTCGCCGAGGGGCCGCCGCTGGACCTCCAGGCACCGCTGTGGTGGACCCTTCGCCGCCGCAACCATGGTGAGCGACTGGCCTACCAGCCCATGAATTACGAGGCTCTGCGGGCGGTCTTCCGCCGGGTCAACGTGCTGCTGGGCACGAACTGGTCGATGCACGACCTTCGGCACACCGCAGCGCTTCGCATGTCGCGCGACGAGCGGCTCTCGCTGCGCGATGTGCAGACGATCCTCGGCCATGCCCACATGTCCACCACGGCCGACATCTACCTGGTCGAAGAGGATGAGCACGTCATCCGGCGAGTCGCCGAGCATCTGGCCGACATCAAGGAACGGGCTGCACGGCCCGCTCCACCCGTTGCCAACGGCTACTCGGCCGAGGATCTGCACGTGCTGTTCGGGGGTGGCCACTGA
- a CDS encoding site-specific integrase, whose amino-acid sequence MASRPSKTRRANSVRLAGTAPTPPRLLFVEHDLAVDEFRVGPHDSCTREEILAVLPDLPTWPSGSPAGDEIARHRLVGAARILDWLLTFPGDGWQARWRAADADRGKEWLEPLIAADPRTSYQGKRSELMSGLGTMLLSRVVLPSYGFLRGYKAMSLFKELQQTFPDGSVEAMREHGASIGMVPRHVDEGLRLISTIVLHTGHGLRELTAEDIFQVRAVGRRWNGEALVGTHPAWDLLRGIDVIVSKDSLKDALRHGQRPTAELVDTYNIQNTAIRNVLVRYLEERRPALDYGSFRGLVRELAFVFWADIEAHHPGIDTLRLPQDVIDGWKQRLTTYVDAKTGEVKERNDRIRVMMRIRGFYLDIQEWAHEDPFWVPWAVPSPINRGDGAGNMKILAATQSRMHQRVRERLPHLPLLVETAERVHQQSVELLAAATATGFEEHFEYDGTHYRRVMPSAHRVTSRPEHASNHVFVHVAGKPKPSQRPIDLTTAEDDAFWAWAVIEALRHTGVRVEELTEITHLALVSYRLADTAEVVPLLQIVPSKSNEERLLLVSPELASVLATIIKRVRDANSGTIPLVARYDHHERVTGPALPHLFQRRHYWQAQVLNETAVKRLLDKSLAHTGLLDAAGNPLRYTPHDFRRMFATEAVTGGLPVHIAARILGHKTLTTTQAYLAVFQDDLVRTYRGFLDRRRTFRPTEEYRKPTDDEWREFQDHFELRKVSLGTCGRPYGTPCQHEHACIRCPVLRLDPAQRPRLIEIIANLRDRIAEARTNGWHGEVEGLQVSHNAATAKLNSLNRTPTDGRRRLVELGMPLFADQPAQPQENEGTSCDPSA is encoded by the coding sequence ATGGCCAGCAGGCCCTCCAAGACCCGCCGGGCCAACAGCGTGCGTCTGGCGGGCACCGCGCCGACGCCGCCGAGGTTGCTGTTCGTCGAACACGACCTGGCCGTCGACGAGTTCCGCGTCGGTCCGCACGACAGCTGCACCCGTGAGGAGATCCTCGCGGTCCTGCCGGACCTGCCGACCTGGCCGTCTGGTTCCCCGGCAGGCGACGAGATCGCCCGGCACCGGCTGGTCGGCGCCGCCCGGATCCTGGACTGGCTGCTCACCTTCCCCGGCGACGGATGGCAGGCCAGGTGGAGGGCCGCCGACGCTGACCGGGGCAAGGAGTGGCTGGAGCCGCTGATCGCCGCCGATCCACGCACCAGCTACCAGGGCAAGCGCAGCGAGCTCATGTCCGGGCTGGGGACGATGCTCCTGAGCCGGGTCGTGCTGCCCAGCTACGGGTTCCTGCGCGGTTACAAGGCAATGTCCCTGTTCAAGGAGTTGCAGCAGACGTTCCCCGATGGGTCGGTGGAGGCGATGCGCGAGCACGGCGCCTCTATCGGCATGGTGCCACGCCACGTCGACGAAGGCCTGCGCCTGATTTCGACGATCGTCCTGCATACCGGCCACGGCCTGCGAGAGCTCACCGCCGAGGACATCTTCCAAGTCCGGGCGGTCGGCCGCCGCTGGAACGGGGAGGCGCTGGTCGGCACCCATCCGGCCTGGGACCTGCTGCGGGGCATCGACGTCATCGTCTCCAAGGACTCCCTCAAGGACGCACTGCGGCACGGGCAGCGGCCCACGGCCGAGCTGGTCGACACCTACAACATCCAGAACACCGCGATCCGCAACGTGCTGGTGCGCTACCTGGAAGAACGGCGTCCTGCTCTGGACTACGGATCGTTCCGCGGCCTGGTGCGCGAGCTGGCCTTTGTCTTCTGGGCCGACATCGAGGCCCACCACCCCGGCATCGACACGCTGCGGCTGCCCCAGGACGTCATCGACGGCTGGAAGCAGCGATTGACCACCTACGTCGACGCCAAGACCGGTGAGGTCAAGGAACGCAACGACCGCATCAGGGTCATGATGCGGATCCGCGGCTTCTACCTGGACATCCAGGAATGGGCGCACGAGGACCCGTTCTGGGTGCCGTGGGCAGTTCCCAGCCCGATCAACCGCGGCGACGGCGCTGGCAACATGAAGATCCTCGCTGCGACCCAGTCCCGGATGCACCAGCGCGTCCGCGAACGCCTCCCCCACCTGCCGCTGCTGGTCGAGACCGCGGAGCGGGTCCACCAGCAGTCTGTGGAATTGCTGGCGGCAGCCACCGCGACCGGCTTCGAGGAGCACTTCGAGTACGACGGGACCCACTACCGACGCGTCATGCCCAGCGCGCATCGGGTCACCAGCCGGCCCGAGCACGCCTCCAACCACGTGTTCGTTCACGTCGCCGGCAAGCCCAAGCCGTCGCAGCGACCTATCGACCTGACCACGGCCGAGGACGACGCGTTCTGGGCCTGGGCGGTCATCGAGGCGCTGCGGCACACCGGCGTCCGTGTTGAGGAGCTGACCGAGATCACGCACCTGGCGCTGGTCTCCTACCGGCTGGCCGACACCGCAGAGGTCGTTCCGCTGCTGCAGATCGTTCCCTCCAAGAGCAACGAGGAGCGACTGCTGCTGGTCAGCCCGGAACTGGCCAGCGTGCTCGCCACCATCATCAAGCGGGTGCGCGACGCCAACAGCGGCACGATTCCGCTGGTCGCCCGCTACGACCACCACGAGCGCGTCACAGGACCAGCACTGCCCCACCTTTTCCAGCGCCGGCACTACTGGCAAGCCCAGGTCCTCAACGAGACCGCGGTCAAACGCCTGCTGGACAAGTCACTGGCACACACCGGCCTGCTCGACGCCGCAGGCAACCCACTGCGCTACACCCCGCACGACTTCCGCAGAATGTTTGCCACCGAGGCGGTCACCGGCGGGCTGCCCGTCCACATCGCCGCTCGCATCCTCGGTCACAAGACGCTCACCACTACCCAGGCCTACCTTGCGGTCTTCCAAGATGACCTGGTCAGGACCTACCGCGGTTTCCTCGACCGCCGACGCACCTTCCGGCCGACCGAGGAATACCGCAAACCCACCGACGACGAGTGGCGCGAGTTCCAAGACCATTTCGAGCTGCGCAAAGTCTCTCTGGGTACCTGTGGGCGCCCCTACGGCACACCGTGCCAGCACGAGCACGCCTGCATCCGATGCCCGGTCCTTCGGCTGGACCCAGCCCAGCGGCCCCGTCTTATCGAGATCATCGCCAACCTGCGCGATCGGATCGCCGAAGCCCGCACCAACGGCTGGCACGGCGAGGTCGAAGGACTCCAGGTCAGCCACAACGCGGCAACCGCCAAGCTCAACAGTCTCAACCGGACCCCCACCGACGGCCGCCGACGCCTTGTCGAACTCGGCATGCCGCTCTTCGCCGATCAACCCGCACAACCCCAAGAGAACGAGGGCACGTCATGCGACCCCTCCGCTTGA